One Rouxiella sp. S1S-2 genomic window, TTTATGCTGATCGGGATACATCGCCAGAAAACTTTTGTCTTCACGAACGACCAGAACCATATCCGTTGACCCTGCAGAGCGGCTTAATGACGGCATTTTTCCGGTATAAACAGCGGCGTCTTTATACTTCGTATCCCTGACCATTGTTGCCGTAGAGGATGCCGACAACTCGGTTACTGATACTGAGTCGGTATCGCGCAAAAGCGCTGACAGCTTAAGAAACTGACCTTTTTCTCGTTCACTGCTGCTAGACATAGGAGCCTGAATATTAGGCAACATGAAAGCTGCTGTTTTAGCAGATACATCATTAGCATTCGCACTATTGATCGATGCTATTACCGCGAGTGCTGCAAGTGTTAATCCGTAGTGTTTTTTCATGTTCACTTCCCTATGTAATATAATGTAACAATAATCTGATGAGGATTTTGCTATATAAAACATAGAGAAAACGTCTATCTTGGCTAAGAAGTCTCTTTAATTTTCTAAGAAGAAAGGTAATGCAAAGGAGAGGAGGGAACTAAGCTGCGGAGTTAATCCGGCCAGCACCAACTTTTGCCCGGCGTCAAAATCTCGGGCAGCGGAATATCCCACTCCTCACTCGGCAACGTATTCACCCACTGGCAGTCGTGGGCAATACCTATCGGGTAAGGGCCACTTTCGCGCCAGTGCTGCAGCGTACGGTCATAAAATCCACCGCCCATACCCAAGCGTTGCCCCAGTGAGTCAAAGGCGACGAGCGGCGTGAGGATGATGTCTAACTGATTGAGCGGCAAAATCTCTCTCACGTCGAGCACCGGTTCAAGAATATTCAGACGATTCCGTACGAGCTTTGTCTCGGGACGATAGCGTAGAAACAGCAAATGGCCCACCGTGAAAGGGTGCAGTACTGGCAAATAAAGCGTTTTGCCCTCTTGCCACAGTCTGTCTATCAGCGGCGCAGTGTCGAGTTCTCCGTCAAAAGACAGAAAAACGGACAACGTTTTAGCCTGCTGAACTTTGGGATGATTGGCGATGCGCTGCGCTGCTTGCAGGGCAAACTGCTGTTGTTGCTGCTGGGTAAGTTGTTTTCTGCGCTGGCGTACTTCGGTACGAATAGCTTGCCTGATCAGCGCGTGTTGAGCTGTAAAGGACATAGAAAAAGCCAAAGAAGAGAGTGCGGGAAAGAAAGGGGAATCTCCGAGATGCCGCCGCAGGCTGTAACCCTTGAACCCATGGTTCAAGGTGAACGTTCAGTCAC contains:
- a CDS encoding 5-formyltetrahydrofolate cyclo-ligase gives rise to the protein MSFTAQHALIRQAIRTEVRQRRKQLTQQQQQQFALQAAQRIANHPKVQQAKTLSVFLSFDGELDTAPLIDRLWQEGKTLYLPVLHPFTVGHLLFLRYRPETKLVRNRLNILEPVLDVREILPLNQLDIILTPLVAFDSLGQRLGMGGGFYDRTLQHWRESGPYPIGIAHDCQWVNTLPSEEWDIPLPEILTPGKSWCWPD